In Thermotomaculum hydrothermale, a single genomic region encodes these proteins:
- a CDS encoding ATP-binding response regulator encodes MKSILIIDDSKPIRDFIYNEISSLVCNKCKIFQAENGLAGIKIAEKEKPDIIFIDVVMPLLNGYATAIRLKNMEGLEKSVLIAMTSETDTDVEKKMLTICQDFVSKPINKLALKKIVKKYLKQEKLDKRNSVDIDSFDAITNEIVMDLQEKVEELTKLNKELEQKSRTINSLYVEADRAKLKLEALIKFREDFLDFIFHEIKGPLSSILGNSEILQMKFFAELGFEGNKLLDNIVNSSLRIKKLMDQVARFNSFDFNIKGKRFIILSKAIDEVLLRYNEFIKEKSLKVSFNCPEPIKIKINREFLVEIIDPIIRNAIIFNKENGMINIFCSREEGYILIEVADTGIGMDDKQLEQAFVPFVQFIDVEHYKTHSLKGLGLGLAMCKKLVEMINGELSIESKKGEGTKVKILIPERV; translated from the coding sequence TTGAAAAGTATACTGATAATTGACGACTCAAAACCAATCAGAGATTTTATTTACAATGAGATTTCTTCTTTAGTTTGTAATAAATGTAAAATATTTCAAGCAGAAAATGGCCTTGCAGGGATAAAGATTGCCGAGAAAGAAAAGCCTGACATTATTTTCATTGATGTTGTAATGCCTCTTTTAAATGGATATGCAACGGCAATTAGGCTAAAAAACATGGAAGGGCTGGAGAAATCGGTTTTAATAGCAATGACCTCTGAAACAGATACGGATGTTGAGAAAAAAATGCTCACAATTTGTCAGGATTTTGTTTCAAAACCTATAAATAAATTAGCTTTAAAAAAGATTGTTAAAAAATACCTAAAACAAGAAAAACTTGATAAAAGAAATTCTGTGGATATTGACTCTTTTGACGCAATAACAAATGAGATTGTAATGGATTTGCAGGAAAAGGTTGAAGAGTTAACAAAATTAAACAAGGAATTGGAGCAGAAAAGCAGGACAATTAACAGTCTTTATGTTGAGGCTGATAGGGCAAAGCTTAAATTAGAGGCTCTTATAAAATTTAGAGAAGATTTTCTTGATTTTATCTTTCACGAAATAAAAGGGCCATTGTCATCAATTTTAGGAAATTCTGAGATTCTTCAAATGAAATTTTTTGCTGAGTTAGGGTTTGAAGGTAACAAATTGTTAGACAATATTGTTAATTCAAGTTTAAGAATTAAGAAATTAATGGATCAGGTAGCAAGGTTTAACAGTTTTGATTTTAATATAAAAGGCAAGAGGTTTATTATATTGTCAAAGGCAATTGATGAAGTGTTATTAAGGTATAATGAATTTATTAAAGAAAAGAGTTTAAAGGTTAGTTTTAACTGCCCTGAACCTATAAAGATAAAGATAAATAGAGAATTTTTGGTTGAAATCATTGACCCGATTATTAGAAATGCCATTATATTTAATAAAGAAAACGGTATGATAAATATTTTCTGTAGCAGAGAAGAGGGGTATATTTTAATAGAAGTTGCAGATACTGGTATTGGTATGGATGACAAACAGCTTGAGCAGGCTTTTGTCCCTTTTGTTCAGTTTATTGATGTTGAACATTACAAAACACATAGTTTGAAAGGGCTTGGATTAGGACTTGCAATGTGTAAGAAGCTTGTAGAAATGATAAATGGGGAACTGTCAATTGAAAGCAAAAAAGGTGAAGGAACAAAGGTTAAAATTTTGATTCCGGAGAGGGTATGA
- a CDS encoding M64 family metallopeptidase: MRRLILIAFLFSTLSYGRAYLLCLSHSGNNKTEKINLIKIEEVSRNPQPSFKNKYGYYKLSIEKNGKYVFFTYFNSLFYEYSTTGKKEIKKFEECFFIPYVKTPFKIKICKLGKTIFETKIDNIKNTNTILKSQTKNEKVIKIAFISDGYKSRKDFLNDSKNLKEKFFSYKPYSLYIDKIKFTPIFVKNPGLTNKNTFGMKRYLTVSKVCKVYELLKNTNCDFFVVVTNSKDYGGSGVLNNFCCVTGKNNLSGFVLIHEFGHYFAGLGDEYFLSKTTYNEFYPKGFEPLEPNLTRETDRGKIKWKSLINKNTPIPTPPLKKYKDCVGLFEGGGYISKGIFRPQLHCIMKDRGYSKFCKVCEKTIEERIKSLLN, encoded by the coding sequence ATGAGAAGGTTAATTTTAATAGCATTTCTATTTTCAACATTAAGTTACGGCAGGGCTTATTTGCTCTGCCTTTCTCATTCTGGAAACAATAAAACTGAAAAAATAAATTTAATAAAAATAGAAGAGGTTTCAAGAAATCCCCAGCCTTCATTTAAAAATAAATACGGTTATTACAAACTTTCAATAGAAAAAAACGGAAAATATGTATTCTTCACATACTTTAATTCCCTCTTTTATGAGTATTCAACAACAGGGAAAAAAGAGATAAAAAAATTTGAAGAGTGCTTCTTCATTCCCTATGTCAAAACACCATTTAAAATCAAAATTTGCAAATTAGGGAAAACAATATTTGAAACAAAAATTGATAACATAAAAAACACAAACACAATTCTAAAAAGCCAAACCAAAAACGAAAAAGTCATAAAAATTGCTTTTATTTCAGACGGTTATAAATCAAGAAAAGACTTTCTAAACGATAGTAAAAATTTAAAAGAAAAATTCTTCTCTTATAAACCTTACTCTCTTTATATAGATAAAATTAAGTTTACCCCTATTTTTGTTAAAAACCCTGGTTTGACAAATAAAAACACATTTGGAATGAAAAGGTATTTAACCGTCTCAAAGGTTTGTAAAGTCTATGAATTGCTTAAAAACACCAATTGTGACTTTTTTGTTGTTGTAACAAATTCAAAAGATTACGGCGGTTCAGGTGTTTTAAATAATTTCTGTTGCGTAACAGGGAAAAATAACCTTTCGGGCTTTGTCCTGATTCACGAGTTTGGCCATTACTTTGCAGGTTTAGGAGACGAATACTTTTTATCAAAAACAACCTATAATGAATTTTACCCGAAAGGCTTTGAACCGTTAGAACCTAACCTTACGAGAGAAACAGACAGAGGAAAAATTAAATGGAAAAGTTTAATTAATAAAAATACTCCTATCCCAACCCCTCCTCTAAAAAAATACAAAGACTGCGTCGGGCTTTTTGAGGGGGGCGGATACATCTCAAAGGGAATTTTCAGGCCTCAATTGCACTGCATTATGAAGGATAGAGGTTATTCCAAATTTTGCAAAGTCTGCGAAAAGACTATTGAAGAAAGGATAAAATCACTTTTAAACTAA
- a CDS encoding phosphate acyltransferase — protein sequence MVIKNYNSLIETAKKQKGNKTVAVAMANESSVLKAVVKSVREGIVDAILVGNKNEMEEIASEQNFSLSGLNIIDIDNEKEAAKICVNLILEKKAHFLMKGFIKTSTLLKAVFKEKSLKERDVISHVAVLDIPKRDRLFFYTDGGIVEKPNKEQKVAIIENLISVAFSLGVKNPSFGFISPYRDFFEEENLEIIETIKEKYPEVTVHKALEPGEAFKNHDGLIVNAIEECNIVTKAFTLFTDTVFAGIIAGTKVPICLVSRSDTEKNKAASLALGAIFANRGE from the coding sequence ATGGTTATAAAAAATTACAACTCTTTAATTGAAACAGCAAAAAAACAAAAGGGAAACAAAACAGTTGCAGTTGCAATGGCAAATGAAAGTAGCGTGCTTAAGGCTGTTGTGAAAAGCGTAAGGGAGGGAATTGTTGACGCAATCTTGGTTGGGAATAAAAATGAAATGGAAGAAATTGCTTCAGAACAAAATTTTTCTCTGTCAGGCTTAAATATTATTGACATAGATAATGAAAAAGAAGCGGCTAAAATATGCGTAAATTTAATTTTAGAAAAAAAAGCCCATTTCTTAATGAAGGGATTTATTAAAACCTCAACCCTTTTAAAGGCTGTATTTAAGGAAAAAAGCCTCAAAGAGAGGGATGTTATCTCCCATGTTGCAGTTTTGGACATTCCGAAAAGAGACAGGCTTTTCTTCTATACAGACGGGGGAATTGTTGAAAAACCGAATAAAGAACAAAAGGTAGCCATAATTGAAAACTTAATCTCTGTAGCCTTCTCCCTTGGAGTAAAAAATCCCTCATTTGGTTTTATATCACCGTACAGAGATTTTTTTGAAGAAGAGAATTTAGAAATAATTGAAACCATTAAGGAAAAGTATCCAGAAGTTACTGTTCACAAAGCACTTGAACCAGGAGAAGCTTTCAAAAATCACGACGGTTTAATTGTTAATGCAATTGAAGAGTGCAACATTGTTACAAAGGCTTTTACCCTTTTTACCGATACTGTTTTTGCTGGAATTATCGCCGGAACAAAGGTACCGATTTGCCTTGTTTCAAGGTCTGATACTGAAAAAAACAAAGCAGCTTCCCTTGCGTTAGGGGCTATCTTTGCAAACAGGGGGGAATAA
- a CDS encoding histidine triad nucleotide-binding protein, with translation MDCIFCKIANKEIPSSIVFENDRVIAFRDINPVAPVHILVIPKNHVESVQHLNEEHYDDLKEIFKAIKEIAVKEGIDKTGYRVISNYGKDGGQEVNHLHFHILGGETIGKLRCK, from the coding sequence ATGGATTGTATTTTTTGCAAGATTGCAAATAAAGAGATTCCTTCAAGCATTGTTTTTGAAAACGACAGGGTAATTGCATTCAGAGATATTAACCCTGTTGCCCCGGTGCACATACTTGTTATTCCTAAAAACCATGTTGAGTCTGTTCAGCACTTAAATGAAGAGCATTACGATGATTTAAAAGAGATTTTTAAGGCTATTAAAGAGATTGCAGTTAAAGAGGGGATTGATAAAACAGGTTACAGGGTTATTTCAAACTATGGTAAAGACGGGGGGCAGGAGGTTAATCACCTTCATTTCCACATATTAGGCGGTGAAACAATAGGGAAATTAAGGTGCAAATAA
- a CDS encoding phosphate acyltransferase, translating into MNSIREFFENFYSGIEKNRELKIDFSLEIANLFKELSKEYKKTFSTVAKIEIDGKTFFVSDPYINIQPSLKQFPKLVSNTIAVAKFSGIEEVKVAVVSAVELVNLNMESSVYGAVVEAMGKRGQFGKGVFVEGPLSMDVALSEKAAKEKKVLTDVAGKANALVCHRGSIARGIVDGLDFSGKAKTEIFLTDGEEVFKVV; encoded by the coding sequence ATGAATAGTATAAGAGAGTTTTTTGAAAACTTTTATTCAGGTATAGAAAAAAATAGAGAGTTAAAAATAGATTTTTCTCTTGAAATCGCAAATCTTTTTAAAGAATTATCAAAAGAGTATAAAAAAACTTTTTCAACTGTTGCCAAAATTGAAATTGATGGAAAAACATTTTTTGTTTCAGACCCTTACATTAATATTCAACCATCTTTAAAGCAATTCCCAAAACTTGTATCAAATACAATTGCAGTTGCAAAGTTTTCAGGGATTGAAGAGGTTAAAGTTGCAGTTGTGTCTGCTGTTGAACTTGTTAACCTTAATATGGAATCATCTGTTTACGGCGCTGTGGTTGAAGCAATGGGGAAAAGGGGGCAGTTTGGAAAGGGTGTCTTTGTTGAAGGTCCTCTATCCATGGATGTTGCCCTCTCGGAAAAGGCTGCAAAAGAAAAGAAAGTTTTAACTGATGTTGCAGGGAAGGCAAATGCCCTTGTGTGCCATAGGGGAAGCATTGCAAGAGGTATTGTTGACGGATTGGATTTCAGCGGGAAAGCAAAAACAGAAATCTTTTTAACTGACGGGGAAGAGGTTTTTAAAGTAGTTTAA
- the der gene encoding ribosome biogenesis GTPase Der, translating to MKKKNIVAIVGRPNVGKSTLFNRLARKRKAIVNDMPGVTRDRIYHKIKLPDGKVANLVDTGGLEPTTDDYILSQMKTQTLKGIEEADVIVMMVDGFAGLTAMDEEVADVLRKSGKPVIVAVNKVDLKGAKDNIVDFYSLGFEHYTAISSEHGTGIDELLELVSQYLDDIEDEEETTENEIKISIIGKPNVGKSSLLNKIIGEERALVSDVAGTTRDAVDAVFKYNGKTYRIIDTAGIRKKKKVKHFVEKVSVILAQKNIKRSDVVLMLIDSTGDPTLLDANIAGFAHNNYKNVIIVFNKWDLVEKDTDTVKEYEKALKQRMKFLDYAPIVFISAKTGQRVKRLFKIIDEVMAQATKEIKTSELNKFLEEVSRKHKAPAVRKKPFKMYYITQTGVLPQTFTIFTNSMYPPHFSYERYIENQLRERFGLKNVPIKLIFTKKPSRDKKG from the coding sequence ATGAAAAAGAAAAACATAGTTGCCATTGTTGGCAGGCCTAATGTTGGAAAATCAACACTTTTTAACAGGCTTGCCAGAAAAAGAAAGGCTATTGTCAACGATATGCCCGGCGTTACAAGGGATAGAATTTACCATAAGATTAAGCTTCCTGATGGGAAGGTTGCAAACCTTGTTGATACAGGGGGGCTTGAGCCGACAACTGACGATTACATACTTTCTCAAATGAAAACTCAAACATTAAAGGGGATCGAAGAGGCTGATGTAATTGTTATGATGGTTGATGGTTTTGCAGGGCTAACTGCAATGGATGAAGAGGTTGCAGATGTTTTAAGAAAAAGCGGAAAGCCTGTAATTGTTGCAGTAAACAAGGTTGATTTAAAGGGGGCGAAGGACAATATTGTTGACTTTTATTCGTTGGGTTTTGAACATTATACTGCAATTTCTTCTGAACACGGTACTGGAATTGATGAATTGCTTGAATTAGTTTCTCAATACCTTGATGATATTGAAGATGAGGAAGAAACAACAGAAAACGAGATAAAGATTTCAATTATTGGCAAGCCGAATGTAGGTAAATCTTCCCTTTTAAATAAGATTATAGGGGAGGAGAGGGCGCTTGTTTCTGATGTTGCAGGCACAACAAGGGATGCGGTTGATGCTGTTTTCAAGTACAATGGCAAAACTTACAGGATTATTGACACTGCTGGAATTAGAAAAAAGAAAAAGGTAAAGCACTTTGTGGAAAAGGTTAGTGTTATCCTTGCGCAGAAGAATATTAAGAGAAGCGATGTTGTTTTAATGCTGATAGATTCAACAGGTGACCCAACATTGCTTGATGCAAACATTGCCGGTTTTGCCCACAACAACTATAAAAATGTCATAATTGTTTTTAATAAATGGGATTTGGTGGAGAAGGATACTGATACTGTGAAAGAGTATGAAAAGGCTTTGAAGCAGAGAATGAAGTTTCTTGACTATGCACCTATTGTTTTTATTTCAGCAAAGACAGGGCAGAGGGTTAAGAGGCTTTTTAAAATTATTGATGAAGTAATGGCTCAGGCGACAAAGGAGATTAAAACCTCTGAATTAAACAAGTTTTTGGAAGAGGTTTCAAGGAAGCATAAGGCTCCGGCAGTTAGAAAAAAACCTTTTAAAATGTACTATATAACTCAAACTGGGGTTCTGCCTCAAACCTTTACAATATTTACAAATTCAATGTATCCACCTCATTTTTCCTATGAAAGGTATATTGAAAATCAGTTAAGGGAGAGGTTTGGTTTAAAGAATGTGCCTATAAAGTTGATTTTCACCAAAAAACCTTCAAGGGATAAAAAGGGTTAG
- a CDS encoding dipeptidyl-peptidase 5: MLLVFSFSFAGEKHNFTFYDMISMTRLSSPVVSPDGKFIAFTGTKYSLEENKGNTDIYIYEVNTGETRKLTNNKAADFNPVFSKDGKYLYFLSTRSGKSELYRMDLTGGEPEKITDYPVSIANFKMSPKGNYFSFTVNVYPETSDFEKIAEIDKKKSENKCTAKVYTSLFIRHWDTWEDGKWTHVFYVPVKDGKPAGKPVDIMKGIDGNCPSEPFGGPEEYSWSNDETKIAFTTKKGRDRAWTTNFDVYIYNLKDGKYTNVTEKNKAWDTTPVFSKDGKILYYLAMKTPRYEADRFRIMKLNLENGKLENLTEKWQISPSSFFIDNEKIYFTALWHAHIRVYQFDLRTRKLNELVSKHDNNGLTKFKDTLYFMQNSLTSPNELYSYNLKTKKISKLTGINDEIVKKINFSKPLEFWFKNRDGIKVHGWFLKPVPFEKNKKYPLAFYIHGGPQGSWEDNFHYRWNLQILPAQGYVVVAIDFRGSTGYGDKFKEAISGHWGDKPFNDLMDGLKFVLKTYKFIDKDRMGALGASYGGYMINWIAGNAPDTFKCLICHDGLFDTFNSYYATEELWFPEHEFGGTAYNNPEGYDKWSPARYVKNWKTPMLIIHGGRDYRVVPTEGISAFTACQRLGIPSKLIFFPDENHFVLKPKNSEFWHKSVIEWMDRWLKNKK, encoded by the coding sequence GTGCTTTTAGTTTTTAGTTTCAGTTTTGCGGGAGAAAAACACAACTTTACATTTTACGATATGATTAGCATGACAAGGCTTTCTTCCCCTGTTGTTTCCCCTGACGGTAAATTTATCGCATTTACAGGGACAAAGTATTCTCTTGAAGAAAACAAAGGGAACACAGATATTTACATTTACGAAGTTAACACAGGGGAGACAAGGAAACTTACAAACAACAAAGCGGCAGACTTTAACCCTGTCTTTTCAAAAGACGGAAAATATCTTTACTTTCTCTCAACAAGAAGCGGAAAGAGTGAGTTATACAGAATGGATTTAACAGGTGGAGAGCCTGAAAAAATTACAGACTACCCGGTATCAATAGCAAATTTTAAAATGTCTCCAAAGGGAAATTACTTCTCTTTCACCGTTAATGTCTATCCTGAAACAAGCGATTTTGAAAAGATAGCCGAAATTGACAAGAAAAAAAGCGAAAACAAGTGCACTGCAAAGGTTTACACCTCACTTTTTATAAGGCACTGGGACACCTGGGAAGACGGAAAGTGGACTCATGTTTTCTATGTACCTGTTAAAGACGGCAAGCCTGCAGGAAAACCTGTTGACATTATGAAAGGAATTGACGGGAATTGCCCATCAGAGCCTTTTGGTGGCCCCGAAGAATACTCATGGTCTAACGATGAAACAAAGATAGCTTTCACCACAAAGAAGGGCAGAGACAGGGCCTGGACAACAAACTTTGATGTTTATATCTACAATTTAAAAGACGGAAAATACACAAATGTTACAGAGAAAAACAAGGCATGGGATACAACCCCTGTTTTTTCAAAAGACGGGAAAATTCTTTACTATCTCGCAATGAAAACACCGAGATACGAAGCAGACAGGTTTAGAATAATGAAATTAAACCTTGAAAACGGGAAACTTGAAAATTTAACTGAAAAGTGGCAAATTTCACCTTCATCATTCTTTATTGATAATGAAAAAATTTACTTCACAGCTTTATGGCATGCACACATAAGGGTTTATCAATTTGATTTAAGAACAAGAAAATTAAACGAATTGGTTTCAAAACACGACAACAACGGCTTAACAAAGTTTAAAGATACCCTTTACTTTATGCAAAACTCATTAACATCACCTAATGAACTTTACTCATACAATTTAAAAACCAAAAAAATCTCCAAACTTACAGGCATTAACGATGAAATAGTTAAAAAGATAAACTTTTCCAAGCCTTTAGAATTCTGGTTTAAAAACAGAGACGGTATTAAGGTTCATGGATGGTTTTTAAAACCTGTGCCCTTTGAAAAAAACAAGAAATACCCTCTTGCATTTTACATTCACGGCGGGCCGCAGGGCTCATGGGAAGACAACTTCCATTATAGATGGAATTTGCAGATTCTCCCTGCACAGGGCTATGTTGTTGTTGCAATAGACTTTAGAGGAAGCACAGGCTATGGAGATAAGTTTAAAGAGGCAATAAGCGGACACTGGGGGGATAAACCTTTTAACGATTTAATGGACGGACTCAAATTTGTTTTAAAAACATATAAATTTATAGATAAAGACAGAATGGGGGCTTTGGGAGCATCTTACGGCGGATACATGATTAACTGGATTGCAGGAAATGCTCCCGACACCTTTAAGTGTTTAATCTGTCACGATGGATTGTTTGACACATTTAACTCATACTATGCAACAGAAGAATTATGGTTTCCTGAACACGAATTCGGCGGCACTGCATACAATAATCCTGAAGGATACGACAAATGGTCTCCAGCAAGGTATGTTAAAAACTGGAAAACCCCAATGCTAATTATTCACGGGGGAAGGGATTACAGGGTTGTGCCAACAGAGGGAATTTCAGCATTTACAGCATGCCAGAGGTTAGGCATTCCATCTAAACTTATTTTCTTTCCCGATGAAAACCACTTTGTCTTAAAGCCTAAAAACAGCGAATTCTGGCACAAATCTGTCATTGAATGGATGGATAGATGGCTTAAAAACAAAAAATGA
- a CDS encoding response regulator: MKKKLLNAIKIYIKYAYPEGNIPERIKKIVEEIERSENNLFTLPFFEKVDANVFALRLGNIFYPHMKLVVKNEDGELLFNVDTHDSPERIPPTLPGYEKFKKVIEFNKNVKKRIMNELYNKSGITVESNGDNTVVFLDDEEFILDIFKNLSQCLGVRAKTYKNGNNLLRDIEQSKLKPCICFVDIMMPEISGYDFVKKLREKKIKKFPVVFTTGVNPSKLKKDLCDDYLLKPVSLKDIESKLKKFKLL, from the coding sequence ATGAAAAAGAAGTTGTTAAATGCTATAAAAATTTACATTAAATATGCCTATCCAGAAGGGAACATACCTGAAAGGATTAAAAAAATTGTTGAAGAAATTGAGAGATCAGAAAATAATCTCTTTACTCTTCCTTTTTTTGAGAAGGTTGATGCCAATGTTTTTGCTTTAAGATTGGGGAATATATTTTATCCTCACATGAAACTTGTGGTTAAAAACGAAGATGGGGAATTACTTTTTAATGTTGATACCCATGATTCTCCTGAGAGAATTCCGCCAACCCTTCCAGGCTATGAAAAGTTTAAAAAGGTAATTGAATTTAATAAAAATGTTAAAAAAAGGATTATGAATGAATTATACAATAAATCAGGAATTACTGTTGAATCCAATGGCGATAACACAGTGGTCTTTCTTGACGATGAAGAGTTTATTCTTGATATTTTTAAAAACCTTTCCCAGTGTTTAGGAGTAAGGGCAAAAACATATAAAAATGGGAATAACCTGTTAAGAGACATTGAGCAATCAAAATTAAAACCATGTATTTGTTTTGTGGATATAATGATGCCTGAAATTAGCGGGTATGATTTTGTGAAAAAATTAAGGGAAAAGAAAATAAAAAAATTCCCTGTTGTTTTTACAACAGGGGTAAATCCCTCAAAATTAAAAAAAGATTTATGCGATGACTATTTGTTAAAGCCTGTATCTTTGAAAGATATTGAAAGCAAACTTAAAAAGTTTAAACTACTTTAA
- the buk gene encoding butyrate kinase codes for MDVVFVINPGSTSTKVAIFSEKGAIKEENISHDFEELKKFKLVSEQFDLRFKEVEKFFLENFDREKYNLVAVMGRGCPLKPVEGGVYRINDKILEDAKSCKYSNHASNLGSMIAHKLAKEFNVPSFIADPVTVDNFWDISRVSGFPGIVRKCRSHALNIKATARRDAKSLNKKLEDVNYVVAHIGGGISICALEGGKIRDVNDGLLGEGPFSPTRAGTLPLNGVINLCFSEKSKEEIEKDFSVNSGFQGYLGTADLREVLKKIENGDKEADLIYRTFVFQVAKEIGREAAALKGNFEAILITGGIAHSEKFISDLKEYISFLGKIRVYPGEGEMQALAEAAFLAVKGETEIKEYS; via the coding sequence ATGGATGTTGTTTTTGTTATAAACCCGGGTTCAACCTCAACTAAGGTTGCAATTTTTTCAGAAAAAGGCGCGATTAAGGAAGAAAATATATCCCACGATTTTGAAGAGTTAAAAAAGTTCAAACTTGTTTCAGAGCAGTTTGATTTAAGGTTCAAAGAGGTGGAGAAATTCTTTCTTGAAAACTTTGATAGAGAAAAGTATAACCTTGTGGCTGTTATGGGAAGGGGCTGCCCGTTAAAACCGGTGGAAGGTGGAGTTTACAGAATTAATGATAAAATTCTTGAGGATGCAAAATCCTGTAAGTATTCAAACCATGCAAGCAATTTAGGTTCAATGATTGCTCACAAACTTGCAAAGGAATTCAATGTACCGTCTTTTATAGCAGACCCTGTTACAGTTGACAATTTCTGGGATATATCCAGGGTTTCAGGATTCCCTGGCATTGTAAGAAAGTGCCGCTCTCACGCATTGAACATTAAAGCAACGGCAAGAAGGGATGCAAAGAGTTTAAACAAAAAGCTTGAAGATGTTAATTATGTTGTTGCCCACATAGGCGGGGGAATATCAATATGCGCCCTTGAAGGGGGAAAGATAAGGGATGTAAACGACGGTTTATTGGGGGAAGGCCCATTTTCTCCAACAAGGGCTGGCACCCTTCCATTAAATGGAGTAATTAATTTATGCTTTTCTGAAAAATCCAAAGAGGAGATTGAAAAAGACTTTTCTGTAAACAGTGGATTTCAGGGGTATTTAGGTACAGCAGATTTGAGAGAGGTTTTGAAAAAAATTGAAAATGGAGACAAAGAAGCTGATTTAATTTACAGAACCTTTGTTTTTCAGGTGGCAAAGGAGATTGGAAGAGAGGCTGCAGCCTTAAAGGGTAATTTTGAAGCAATATTAATTACAGGCGGAATTGCACACTCTGAAAAATTTATTTCCGATTTAAAAGAGTATATATCCTTTTTAGGAAAAATTAGGGTTTATCCCGGCGAAGGTGAAATGCAGGCACTTGCAGAAGCAGCCTTTCTTGCTGTAAAAGGAGAAACTGAAATAAAGGAATATAGTTAA